One Negativicutes bacterium genomic window carries:
- a CDS encoding flagellar FlbD family protein, protein MIKITKFNTNDKELVLNAELIETIEETPDTVITLLNGKKLIVEESMDDIVRKVMDYRRALGRGLR, encoded by the coding sequence ATGATAAAGATTACTAAATTTAATACTAATGATAAAGAATTGGTATTAAACGCTGAGTTGATAGAAACGATAGAAGAGACACCTGATACTGTGATTACGTTGCTAAATGGTAAAAAATTAATAGTAGAAGAAAGTATGGATGACATTGTAAGAAAGGTAATGGATTATCGTAGAGCTCTTGGTAGAGGTCTGCGTTGA
- a CDS encoding flagellar basal body-associated FliL family protein: MHVMNKNAAQTEHRDPGVFVKLGDPKEGLIVNVGGVNTGRYLKIGVVLELSPDSVGKDGKIAPANETKILDAVLQVLRAKKAEDFDPSKQGALKINIKEEVNKAFGKDCVYEVYITTFVLQ; this comes from the coding sequence ATGCATGTTATGAATAAAAATGCTGCACAGACAGAACATAGAGATCCGGGAGTATTTGTTAAGCTAGGCGATCCTAAAGAAGGCTTAATTGTTAATGTCGGTGGTGTTAATACCGGTCGTTATCTTAAAATTGGGGTTGTGTTAGAATTAAGCCCTGATAGTGTTGGTAAAGATGGTAAAATTGCTCCGGCTAATGAGACTAAAATTTTAGACGCAGTACTACAAGTATTACGTGCTAAAAAAGCGGAAGATTTTGACCCTAGCAAACAAGGTGCTTTAAAAATTAACATAAAAGAAGAAGTTAATAAAGCATTTGGTAAGGATTGTGTTTATGAGGTTTACATTACGACATTTGTGTTACAGTAA
- the fliM gene encoding flagellar motor switch protein FliM: MSGADVLSQSEIDQLLSALSTGVVSAEEMKVEEKQKKVKVYDFKRPDKFSKDQIRTLYMLHENFARLLNTYLSTNLRTLVNISVASVEQLAYEEFIRSLSNPSVIGIFNMSPLKGNVIFEINPNIAFSIIDRLFGGEGTVINKIRTLTDIEETIIRKVITKSLDNLQEAWRHVVNTEPRLEVIETNPQFTQIVPPNDMVVIVTLQTQIGQVEGLINICIPYLVLEPIMSKLTTTFWVASSIAKQAHPEQVDILEKKIKKTYVPLAVELGTINLSVRELLSLNINDVLKLDTTVGSELKVIVGRKAKFLCHPGTANKKVAVQISGVNIEGDDEDE, encoded by the coding sequence TTGTCAGGGGCTGATGTTTTATCACAATCAGAAATAGATCAGCTTTTATCAGCGCTATCAACCGGGGTTGTTTCAGCGGAAGAGATGAAAGTTGAGGAAAAACAGAAAAAAGTCAAGGTTTATGATTTTAAACGCCCTGATAAATTTTCTAAAGATCAGATTCGTACTTTATATATGCTACATGAAAATTTTGCCCGCCTTTTAAACACTTATTTATCAACTAATCTACGAACTTTAGTAAATATTAGTGTTGCTTCGGTAGAGCAATTGGCATATGAAGAGTTTATAAGGTCATTGTCAAATCCCAGTGTAATTGGTATTTTTAATATGTCTCCATTGAAAGGTAATGTTATCTTTGAAATTAATCCTAATATTGCCTTTTCAATTATTGATAGGTTATTTGGAGGCGAAGGTACAGTTATTAATAAAATAAGAACTTTGACTGATATAGAAGAAACTATTATTAGAAAAGTTATCACCAAGTCTTTAGACAATTTGCAAGAAGCTTGGAGGCATGTGGTCAATACAGAACCTCGTTTGGAGGTTATTGAAACGAATCCGCAATTTACACAAATTGTACCGCCTAATGATATGGTTGTTATTGTTACGTTACAAACTCAAATTGGGCAGGTGGAAGGCTTAATAAATATTTGTATACCATATTTGGTATTAGAACCAATAATGTCAAAATTAACAACGACGTTTTGGGTAGCATCCTCTATCGCTAAACAAGCTCATCCGGAACAGGTTGATATTTTAGAGAAAAAAATCAAAAAGACTTATGTTCCGTTAGCAGTAGAATTAGGTACTATTAATTTGTCGGTTCGAGAGTTGTTAAGTCTTAATATAAACGATGTTTTAAAACTGGATACAACAGTTGGCAGTGAACTTAAGGTTATTGTAGGAAGAAAAGCTAAGTTTTTATGCCATCCGGGTACTGCGAATAAAAAAGTTGCAGTGCAAATATCTGGCGTAAATATAGAAGGAGATGATGAAGATGAATGA
- the fliY gene encoding flagellar motor switch phosphatase FliY has translation MNDGFLSQEEIDALLKGGGDSATPEPVAAELSEMEQDALGEIGNISMGSAATTLSVLLGRRVSITTPKVEVITFENIKNNYPLPYLIIEVGYTQGIKGNNILAIREQDSLIIADLMMGGDGTNPSVELNELSMSAVGEAMNQMMGSVATSMSTMFNKMVDISPPVVNLIDLSNTNNLENLATADGDLLVKIAFRMEVEGLIDSEIMQILPVDISKEMVDSLMNSAQDSTPPPPQDLAPQVQQAPPVQAPQAVQYAQQPQMQQAQPVMMQQPVQQQYMQNPNVVNVPVQPVQFAPLTPLGVTGNEGNIGLIMDVPLQVTVELGRTKKLIRDILELSTGSVIELDKLAGEPVDILVNGKLLAKGEVVVIDENFGVRITDIISALERASTIQ, from the coding sequence ATGAATGACGGCTTTCTTTCGCAAGAAGAGATAGATGCTTTGTTAAAGGGTGGCGGAGATAGTGCTACACCAGAACCGGTAGCAGCAGAGTTATCGGAGATGGAACAAGATGCCCTAGGGGAAATAGGAAATATTTCAATGGGAAGTGCTGCGACAACTTTGTCTGTTTTATTGGGACGGAGGGTTTCAATAACAACTCCTAAAGTTGAAGTTATCACTTTTGAAAATATAAAAAATAATTATCCGCTTCCATATTTGATTATTGAAGTTGGTTATACCCAAGGAATTAAAGGAAATAATATTTTAGCAATCAGAGAACAAGATTCTTTGATTATTGCTGATTTGATGATGGGTGGAGATGGCACTAATCCGTCGGTAGAATTAAATGAACTGTCGATGAGTGCTGTCGGTGAAGCAATGAATCAAATGATGGGTTCGGTAGCGACATCAATGTCGACAATGTTTAATAAAATGGTTGATATTTCACCACCGGTAGTAAATTTGATTGACTTATCAAATACAAATAATCTGGAAAATCTTGCTACTGCAGACGGTGACTTGCTGGTTAAAATCGCATTTAGAATGGAAGTTGAAGGCTTAATTGATAGTGAAATAATGCAAATTTTACCGGTTGATATATCAAAAGAGATGGTGGATAGTTTGATGAACTCAGCACAAGACTCAACACCACCACCACCACAGGATTTGGCACCACAGGTTCAACAAGCTCCCCCTGTACAAGCCCCACAGGCAGTACAATATGCACAACAACCGCAAATGCAACAAGCTCAGCCGGTAATGATGCAACAACCTGTACAACAACAATATATGCAAAATCCTAATGTTGTTAATGTCCCTGTACAACCGGTGCAATTTGCACCGTTAACACCACTAGGGGTGACAGGTAATGAAGGCAATATTGGTTTAATTATGGATGTTCCGTTGCAGGTAACTGTAGAATTAGGGCGAACTAAGAAATTAATTAGAGATATTTTAGAGTTATCAACCGGCTCTGTGATTGAGCTTGATAAATTAGCAGGTGAACCGGTCGATATATTGGTTAACGGAAAATTGTTGGCCAAAGGTGAAGTTGTTGTAATTGATGAAAATTTTGGAGTAAGAATTACAGATATAATTAGTGCACTGGAAAGAGCAAGTACAATACAGTAA
- a CDS encoding response regulator, with protein sequence MAIRVLVVDDAAFMRMMVKDILSKNGYDVVGEAENGLKAVEKYQELKPDLTTMDITMPEMDGITAVKEIKKVDPNAKIIMCSAMGQQAMVIEAIQAGARDFIVKPFQPDRVLEAVRKAVG encoded by the coding sequence ATGGCAATTAGAGTTTTAGTTGTTGATGATGCGGCGTTCATGAGAATGATGGTTAAGGATATTTTATCAAAAAATGGTTACGATGTAGTGGGAGAAGCGGAAAATGGTTTAAAAGCTGTAGAAAAATATCAAGAGTTAAAACCTGATTTAACGACAATGGATATAACTATGCCAGAAATGGATGGAATTACAGCAGTTAAAGAAATAAAAAAAGTTGACCCTAATGCAAAGATTATAATGTGTAGTGCGATGGGACAACAAGCAATGGTTATTGAGGCAATTCAAGCCGGTGCTCGTGATTTTATTGTTAAGCCATTCCAACCTGATAGAGTGTTAGAGGCTGTTAGAAAAGCTGTTGGTTAA
- the fliO gene encoding flagellar biosynthetic protein FliO, with protein sequence MLQKNKTIIIVVLLLCVSAFFWGNAFAQEQANNVKNGYLTYQEPATTQSSWLSTISYMISLLFVFALIAGLAYFTSKFLGNKLSFRGQNKSTKILETLPLGPNKCIYVVEIAGSVMLIGVTDKEINLIKEITDEMEIEKLRVNAINSEIEFDFNNIFHKQINSLESISKRFPSLLNKRNKNF encoded by the coding sequence ATGTTACAAAAAAATAAAACTATTATTATAGTTGTGTTGTTGCTATGTGTTAGTGCTTTCTTTTGGGGGAATGCTTTTGCTCAAGAGCAAGCTAATAATGTTAAAAACGGTTACTTAACTTACCAAGAACCGGCAACAACACAATCTTCTTGGTTATCAACCATATCATATATGATTAGCTTATTGTTTGTCTTTGCGCTAATTGCAGGGTTAGCTTATTTTACTTCTAAATTTTTAGGTAATAAACTTTCGTTTCGTGGACAAAATAAATCCACTAAAATCCTCGAAACATTACCGCTAGGACCGAATAAGTGTATATATGTGGTTGAAATAGCCGGTAGTGTTATGCTGATAGGGGTAACTGATAAAGAGATAAATTTGATTAAAGAAATAACTGATGAAATGGAAATTGAAAAATTAAGAGTTAATGCGATAAATTCAGAGATTGAATTTGATTTTAATAATATTTTTCATAAACAGATTAATTCTTTAGAAAGTATTTCTAAGCGGTTTCCATCGTTACTTAATAAGCGAAATAAAAATTTTTGA
- the fliP gene encoding flagellar type III secretion system pore protein FliP (The bacterial flagellar biogenesis protein FliP forms a type III secretion system (T3SS)-type pore required for flagellar assembly.) — protein sequence MFKQQNVVLLLVLALLLIPVTGLAAPLIPNINIDVGTATNPQEVSTSLQILALMTILSLAPAILIMTTSFIRIIVVLSFLRSALATQQMPPNQVIVGLALFLTFFVMSPYLQQANEKGLQPYLNGTITQERAIDETVKPIREFMFKQTRESDLALFVNLSQAPQPDTPEDVSTLTLVPAFVISELKTAFQIGFMIYIPFIVIDMIVASTLMSMGMMMLPPVMISLPFKILLFVMVDGWHLIIRSLIVSFK from the coding sequence GTGTTTAAACAACAAAATGTTGTTTTGTTATTGGTGCTGGCGTTACTATTAATTCCGGTAACTGGTTTGGCGGCACCATTAATTCCCAATATAAACATTGATGTTGGTACTGCTACTAATCCGCAAGAGGTATCAACTTCATTGCAAATTTTGGCACTGATGACGATTTTATCGTTAGCGCCGGCAATTTTGATAATGACTACTTCGTTTATTAGAATAATAGTGGTATTATCCTTTTTAAGAAGTGCCTTGGCAACACAACAGATGCCACCAAATCAAGTTATTGTTGGTTTAGCCTTATTTTTAACGTTTTTTGTAATGTCACCATATTTGCAACAAGCTAATGAAAAAGGGTTACAGCCATATTTAAATGGAACAATAACGCAAGAAAGAGCAATTGATGAAACGGTAAAACCAATTCGAGAATTTATGTTTAAGCAAACTCGAGAAAGTGATTTGGCGTTATTTGTTAATCTGTCACAGGCTCCACAGCCCGATACGCCGGAGGATGTTTCTACGCTGACTTTAGTCCCGGCGTTTGTTATTAGTGAATTAAAAACAGCGTTTCAAATTGGCTTTATGATTTATATTCCGTTTATTGTTATTGATATGATTGTCGCCAGTACCTTGATGTCAATGGGGATGATGATGTTACCGCCGGTTATGATATCCTTACCATTTAAAATATTATTATTTGTAATGGTGGATGGTTGGCACTTAATCATTAGATCGTTGATAGTTAGTTTTAAATAG
- the fliQ gene encoding flagellar biosynthesis protein FliQ: MSSDLVVQMAREALFMVMLISAPMLGLGMLVGILVSVFQATTQIQEQTLAFIPKIVAVFVAILIFGPWMLRLLTDYIRELFVNLPSLIG; encoded by the coding sequence ATGTCTAGTGATTTAGTAGTACAAATGGCCCGAGAAGCATTATTCATGGTTATGTTGATTTCAGCACCAATGCTAGGCTTGGGGATGTTGGTGGGGATTTTAGTTAGTGTTTTCCAAGCTACAACTCAAATTCAAGAGCAAACTTTAGCATTTATTCCTAAAATTGTGGCAGTGTTTGTGGCAATTTTGATTTTTGGTCCATGGATGTTAAGGTTATTGACAGATTATATTAGAGAGTTATTTGTGAATTTACCTAGCTTAATTGGTTAA
- the fliR gene encoding flagellar type III secretion system protein FliR, which produces MDLYDILQNHIGIFLLILTRVSGIFIMAPFFGSKNTPAKIRAALSLAITLVLFPTIMASGMKVALPMTLLGYVVAVASELFVGWVIGFVAYLTFAAILMAGQLLDMQVGFGVVNVLDPTSGQQVPLIGSFKYNLALLIFLVTNSHYIVLTALVDSFTIIPIIGMHLTTALTDLMIAMTWGTFTIAIKISIPIIFAIILMDVALGILARTMPQMNIFVVGVPAKIFVGLFVLSVTLPFYILFLDVAFHEMYTNLYNLLRTLS; this is translated from the coding sequence TTGGACTTATATGATATTTTACAAAATCACATAGGGATTTTCTTATTAATTTTAACTAGAGTTAGCGGAATTTTTATAATGGCTCCTTTTTTTGGTAGTAAAAATACTCCTGCCAAAATCAGAGCAGCCTTAAGTTTAGCGATTACTCTAGTTTTATTTCCGACAATTATGGCTAGTGGAATGAAGGTTGCTTTACCAATGACGTTGTTAGGTTATGTTGTAGCTGTGGCCTCGGAGTTATTTGTTGGTTGGGTAATAGGTTTTGTAGCTTATTTAACCTTTGCAGCAATTTTGATGGCAGGACAATTGTTAGATATGCAGGTTGGCTTTGGGGTTGTCAATGTTTTGGATCCGACTTCTGGACAGCAAGTTCCGTTGATTGGTAGTTTTAAATATAACTTGGCGTTATTAATTTTTTTGGTTACCAACAGCCATTATATTGTTTTGACGGCCTTAGTTGATAGTTTTACTATAATTCCAATTATCGGCATGCACTTAACAACGGCCCTCACTGATTTAATGATTGCGATGACTTGGGGGACATTTACTATCGCTATAAAGATTAGCATTCCGATAATTTTTGCAATTATCCTGATGGATGTTGCATTGGGAATTTTGGCAAGAACTATGCCTCAAATGAATATTTTCGTTGTTGGAGTGCCGGCCAAAATTTTTGTCGGCCTTTTTGTGCTATCTGTGACTTTACCGTTTTATATCTTGTTTTTGGATGTGGCTTTTCATGAAATGTATACCAACTTATATAACTTATTACGAACCTTATCATAA
- the flhB gene encoding flagellar biosynthesis protein FlhB, whose translation MKCIPTYITYYEPYHKKIVEPLFEFDLQCFNGEKTEEATPKKRQDAKNKGQVSRSNEISSTFIILIAFLALKILGQHIYDEISNFTIHIFTNIPQEGFTADIMGELFINIMLVLVKTALPIMLAITATGLIINYFQVGFLFTFEPIMPSLSKLDPIEGFKRMFSKRSLVELIKSIIKIVVIGYFIVLFLREESMHLPKLMGLGLMDAMHLLASLIFTMVFKITAVMMILSILDYYYQKWEHGESLKMSKQEVKEEYKQSEGNPQIKGKIKERQRAMAMQRMMKEIPKADVVITNPTHFAVAIKYEKGMAAPIVVAKGQDLIAKRIREIAQEAKVTIVENKPLARALYSSTEIGDIIPPELYKSVAEVLAHVYKIKKKLS comes from the coding sequence ATGAAATGTATACCAACTTATATAACTTATTACGAACCTTATCATAAAAAGATAGTAGAGCCTCTCTTTGAATTTGATTTACAATGCTTTAATGGTGAAAAAACAGAAGAGGCTACGCCCAAAAAACGACAAGATGCTAAAAATAAGGGGCAGGTAAGTCGCAGTAATGAAATTAGTTCAACTTTTATTATTTTGATTGCCTTTTTAGCACTTAAGATTTTAGGACAGCATATTTATGATGAAATAAGTAATTTTACAATACATATATTCACTAATATTCCGCAAGAAGGTTTTACAGCTGATATTATGGGTGAATTGTTTATTAATATTATGTTGGTATTAGTTAAGACAGCCTTACCGATAATGTTGGCAATTACAGCAACAGGATTAATCATAAATTATTTTCAAGTTGGATTTTTGTTTACTTTTGAACCGATTATGCCAAGCTTAAGTAAGCTTGACCCAATAGAAGGCTTCAAGAGGATGTTTTCTAAAAGATCGTTAGTAGAGCTTATTAAGTCGATTATAAAAATAGTTGTTATTGGGTATTTTATTGTTTTATTTTTGCGTGAAGAATCAATGCATTTACCGAAGCTAATGGGGCTTGGATTAATGGATGCAATGCATTTGCTAGCAAGTTTAATTTTTACAATGGTTTTTAAAATAACGGCTGTGATGATGATTTTATCAATATTAGATTATTATTATCAAAAATGGGAACATGGTGAAAGCCTAAAAATGAGTAAGCAAGAGGTTAAAGAAGAATATAAACAATCAGAAGGTAATCCGCAGATTAAGGGAAAAATAAAAGAACGACAACGAGCTATGGCAATGCAACGGATGATGAAAGAAATTCCTAAAGCAGATGTAGTAATAACAAATCCGACGCATTTTGCGGTAGCAATAAAGTATGAAAAAGGAATGGCTGCTCCAATTGTAGTAGCAAAAGGGCAAGATTTAATTGCCAAACGAATTAGAGAAATTGCTCAAGAAGCAAAGGTTACTATTGTTGAAAATAAACCTTTAGCAAGAGCTTTATATAGCAGTACAGAAATTGGTGATATAATTCCGCCGGAATTGTATAAATCTGTTGCAGAAGTATTGGCACATGTTTATAAGATCAAGAAGAAACTTTCATAA
- the flhA gene encoding flagellar biosynthesis protein FlhA gives MANQASSPVGILSKYSDILVAIAIITIVIMMIIPLPTILLDLLLCLNITMALVIVMVTIYNVEPLDFSVFPSLLLVATLFRLALNVSSTRLILLEGYAGEVIMSFGNFVVGGNAVVGFIVFIILVIIQFIVITKGAERVAEVAARFTLDAMPGKQMSIDADLNSGMITDEEARTRRRNIQREADFYGAMDGASKFVKGDAIAAIIIIIINILGGFVIGMVQRNLDAATALQTYTLLTVGEGLVNQIPALLISTATGIIVTRAASETNLGVDIHNQLFSNQRIFFIATGVLTLLAVVPGLPGIPFMVLAIITFIIGNSLRKSVKDTGEISAAQQEEKEKEEIRKPENIISLLQVDPMELEIGYSLIPLVDTGQGGDLLERIVMIRRQCALEMGLVVPTIRIRDNIQIKPNSYIVKLRGIEIARGELLLDHYLAMNAGTAYEEISGIDTIEPAFGLPALWITEAEREHAELAGYTVVDAVSVLATHLTEVIKGHAAEILGRQETQNLVDNVKQSNAAVVDELVPELLTVGEIQKVLANLLKENISIRDMASIMEVLADYARLTKDTEILTEYVRHALARQISRQYAQNNIIHCVSLDPVAESLIANNIQRTEAGSYVSLDPNNMQKLLNGLNVELKKMTDVGYLPIIITSPNIRLYFKKLIERSAAGIVVLSHAEIESNTELKVLGVVRI, from the coding sequence TTGGCAAATCAAGCATCTTCTCCCGTTGGGATATTAAGTAAATACAGCGATATTTTGGTTGCCATTGCCATAATTACAATTGTAATTATGATGATTATACCGTTGCCAACTATTTTATTGGATTTGTTGTTATGCTTAAACATTACGATGGCGCTAGTTATTGTAATGGTTACAATTTATAATGTTGAGCCGTTAGACTTTTCGGTTTTTCCATCATTATTATTGGTAGCGACGTTATTTAGATTGGCGTTAAATGTATCTTCCACAAGACTTATTTTATTGGAAGGGTATGCCGGAGAAGTTATCATGTCGTTTGGTAATTTTGTTGTCGGTGGTAACGCCGTTGTTGGTTTTATCGTGTTTATAATTTTAGTTATCATTCAGTTTATTGTAATTACCAAAGGTGCTGAGCGTGTAGCTGAAGTTGCAGCTAGATTTACCTTGGATGCAATGCCTGGTAAGCAAATGAGTATTGATGCTGATTTGAATTCAGGAATGATTACTGATGAAGAAGCTCGTACCAGAAGACGCAATATTCAACGTGAGGCTGATTTTTATGGAGCGATGGATGGTGCCAGTAAGTTCGTAAAAGGGGATGCCATTGCGGCAATCATTATTATTATTATTAATATTCTCGGTGGCTTTGTTATCGGGATGGTTCAACGAAATCTCGATGCAGCTACGGCATTACAAACTTATACTTTATTGACAGTGGGTGAGGGTTTGGTAAATCAGATCCCAGCATTGTTAATATCAACAGCTACGGGAATAATTGTTACAAGAGCGGCTTCTGAAACAAATTTAGGAGTTGATATTCATAATCAGCTGTTTAGTAATCAAAGAATATTTTTTATTGCAACAGGGGTTTTAACTTTATTAGCAGTTGTTCCGGGGTTGCCGGGTATTCCGTTTATGGTTTTAGCAATTATTACTTTTATTATTGGGAACAGTTTGAGAAAATCAGTTAAAGATACCGGAGAAATTTCGGCAGCACAACAAGAAGAAAAAGAAAAAGAAGAAATTCGTAAACCGGAGAACATAATTTCTTTGTTGCAGGTTGACCCGATGGAACTAGAAATAGGTTATAGTTTAATTCCATTAGTTGACACCGGACAAGGTGGGGATTTACTGGAGCGGATTGTCATGATTCGTCGACAATGCGCCTTGGAGATGGGGCTAGTTGTCCCAACTATTAGAATTAGGGATAATATTCAAATCAAGCCTAATTCATATATTGTGAAGTTAAGAGGAATTGAAATTGCACGTGGCGAACTATTATTAGATCATTATTTAGCAATGAATGCTGGAACGGCTTATGAAGAAATTTCTGGAATAGATACAATTGAACCGGCCTTTGGATTGCCGGCGTTATGGATTACGGAAGCAGAGCGTGAACACGCTGAATTGGCAGGTTATACTGTAGTTGATGCAGTGTCGGTATTGGCAACACATTTAACTGAGGTTATTAAAGGACACGCTGCTGAAATATTAGGTCGACAAGAAACACAAAACTTGGTTGACAATGTTAAGCAAAGCAATGCTGCGGTTGTCGATGAGTTGGTGCCGGAATTATTGACTGTCGGTGAAATTCAAAAAGTGTTGGCAAACTTACTAAAAGAAAATATCTCTATTCGTGATATGGCTAGTATAATGGAAGTTCTGGCTGATTATGCAAGGCTTACTAAAGACACTGAAATTTTAACAGAGTATGTTCGACATGCCTTGGCGCGACAAATTTCACGGCAATATGCACAAAATAATATTATTCATTGCGTTAGTTTAGATCCGGTGGCTGAAAGTTTAATTGCCAATAATATTCAGCGGACAGAAGCTGGCTCATATGTTAGCTTGGACCCTAATAATATGCAGAAACTTTTAAATGGTTTAAATGTTGAACTTAAAAAGATGACAGATGTAGGTTATTTACCGATTATTATAACAAGTCCAAATATTAGATTATATTTCAAAAAATTAATAGAGCGCAGTGCAGCTGGAATTGTTGTACTATCGCATGCTGAAATTGAATCAAATACTGAATTAAAAGTACTAGGGGTGGTGAGAATCTAG
- the flhF gene encoding flagellar biosynthesis protein FlhF, whose amino-acid sequence MKFKVFTANTIQEAMAQVKSELGMDAVILHTRRFNKGGIFGYLGKEMVEVMAAIDDKQQEKVKLPKEEFKELLTEKAKIVETTPPPVVAPPIPVPIQEKTNPNNENPEKINFIPQQVSVKAYRENKESKEQDKKIKELELELTNMKKMLEQVINEVPQNNIDKVSLFQALIDNEVDDKTAQKILEDIVEPAVLEDINHPKAIELVAKGVSKTLPEAKGISYKKGESKIVALIGATGVGKTTTIAKLAATFVLKKNCKVALITADTYRISAVEQLKTYADIIGIPIEIVYSPEDLSSALIKHSDKELILVDTAGRSQHNQFQIAELQSLLEVNPNIEKHLVLSSTTKYKDAADIIRKFSICSPNKILFTKTDETGSLGTIVNLANQFSLTLSYLTTGQSVPDDIILAEPKELAKLILRK is encoded by the coding sequence ATGAAGTTTAAAGTTTTCACAGCAAATACTATTCAAGAAGCGATGGCACAAGTGAAAAGTGAGTTAGGGATGGATGCTGTTATCCTTCATACTCGAAGATTTAATAAAGGTGGTATTTTTGGCTATTTGGGCAAAGAAATGGTCGAAGTAATGGCTGCTATTGATGATAAACAGCAAGAAAAAGTCAAGCTACCAAAAGAAGAGTTTAAAGAGCTATTAACAGAAAAAGCTAAGATTGTTGAAACTACACCACCACCGGTAGTAGCACCGCCAATACCGGTGCCTATTCAAGAAAAAACTAATCCCAACAATGAAAATCCAGAGAAAATAAATTTCATTCCGCAACAGGTTTCGGTTAAAGCTTATCGTGAAAATAAAGAATCAAAAGAACAAGATAAAAAGATAAAAGAACTGGAACTAGAGTTAACTAACATGAAAAAAATGTTAGAGCAGGTAATTAATGAAGTTCCGCAGAATAATATAGATAAAGTTTCTTTATTTCAAGCGTTAATAGATAATGAAGTTGATGATAAAACTGCACAAAAAATTTTAGAAGATATTGTTGAACCGGCAGTATTGGAAGATATAAATCATCCTAAAGCGATTGAATTAGTAGCAAAAGGAGTTTCTAAAACTCTACCGGAGGCAAAAGGAATTAGCTATAAAAAAGGCGAATCTAAGATAGTAGCACTAATTGGGGCTACTGGCGTTGGCAAAACAACGACTATTGCAAAATTAGCAGCCACTTTTGTGTTAAAGAAAAACTGTAAGGTTGCCTTAATTACTGCAGATACATATCGTATTTCTGCGGTTGAACAACTAAAGACCTATGCCGATATAATTGGTATACCAATTGAAATTGTTTATTCTCCGGAGGATTTAAGCAGTGCACTAATCAAACATAGTGATAAAGAGCTAATCTTAGTCGATACAGCTGGGCGAAGCCAACATAATCAATTTCAAATTGCGGAATTACAATCGTTGTTAGAAGTAAACCCCAATATTGAAAAACATCTAGTGCTGAGCTCAACTACTAAGTACAAAGATGCTGCTGATATTATCAGAAAATTTTCAATTTGTTCGCCAAATAAAATTTTATTCACAAAAACAGATGAAACCGGTAGTTTAGGAACGATTGTTAATTTAGCTAATCAATTTTCGTTAACTTTATCTTATTTAACAACGGGTCAAAGTGTACCTGATGATATAATTTTGGCAGAGCCAAAGGAATTAGCTAAGTTGATTTTGAGGAAGTAA